The segment TCGTAATATTTTTTAATGTTTTCAATTAGCTTTTTAGTAGTTAAATTATCTAAAGCACTAGTTGAATCATCTAGAATTAAAATTTTCGGATTTACTAAAAGTGAACGGGCAATTGAAAGCCTTTGTTTTTGGCCACCAGAAAGGTTTTTCCCTCTTTGATACACCGGATGATCCAGTCCATCATCAAAGCGATAAACAAAATCAATAGAACAAGACGCAGTTAAAGCTTTACTAATTTCTTCTGCAGTTGCATCTGGCTTAGCAAAAAGTAAATTCGATCTAATTGTACCTGCAAAAAGCTGCGATTCTTGATAAACAATAGCTAATGATTCGCTTAAATCTTTTGAATTAATTTGATTAAGTTCTTTATCATTAATTAAAATGCTTCCTTCGGTATATTTAAGGTTATTGGCAATTAATGTTCCAATTGTAGTTTTACCACTGCCGGTTGGACCAATTATTCCTAAAGTTTTTCCTCCATTAACTTTAAAGTTAATGTTTTTTAAGATGTATTCGGGTGAATTTTTATAGTATTTAAAGTTAAAATCTTTAAATTCAACTGAGAAATCTTTAGTAGGTAAAGATTTATCTAAAGTAAGTCCATTAGCTACATTTAAATCATCATAAGGCTTTTCTAAAATCTCAACAATTCTTCCGGCACTAGTTTTAGCTCTAAAAAGAATTCCTAAAAATTGTGAAAGCATTAAGATACCAAATGAAATAAGTACTTCATATTCAATAAAAACGTTAATTGTGGCAAAAAATTGTCTTTTATCACCGCTAATGTCATTTAAATTGTATGCAGCAATATAGTAAATAGCAACAATAACAAGGTTGATAATCGCAAAAAAGGCTGGGTTTCCAATTGCAAAATAGCTAAAAGTTTTAATTTCCACACTTGATCACCTTTTGTTTGCTAAATCAAACTTGTGTTTTTGTTTTTGTTCTAAATTGTAAGTTTTAATAAGTTTTGAACCAATAATTGATTCTTCTACTTCTTTAGTAATTTGGTCTAAGTTTTTTCTATTTTTCTTAATCAGTGGATTTACTAATTTAAAAATAAGTAAAAGCACAAACACAAGAACCGGGACAACCCCAATAGCTGCTCAAGAAAGATTTACATCAGTTAAAAATGAAAATACTACCCCGACAATGATAAAAAATGGAGCACGTACTAATGAACTTGAAGCACTCATTAAAAAGTCTCAAAAGATGGCAACATCATCATTAATTCTAGTAATTAAAGTTTCGGTTTTAAGTTCTGCAATATCTTTAATGCTTAATTTTTGATACTTTTCAAATAAAGTGTTTCTTAAATGGTTTGAACTAAGCTCGCCAGCATAAGTAGTAATTAGCACGCTACCAATTGATGTAATCAACCCAAAAACAATCATTAAAATAACAATAATAATTAGTTTGGTAATTGCCTGGGCTTGCGTATTTGAAGGGAATAAATTAACCTTGTTAAATAGCACTATGTAATAAGTTTGACTAGCTTCATTTGAGCTAGGAGCAATCAATGAAAGAAACTGACTAAGCAAAATTGGCAAAAACATCGTAATAACAACGTTAATTAAAATCAAAATAATACCTATTAAAAATAGAGTTTTTACTTTTTTTTGGCAAGAGTTTAAATACCTTTATCATAATAAACCTCCTTTGGTATTTATTTGATTTATTTTGCTTTTAGATAGCATAATTAACCTTATACATTAATAATTTTTTAAATTATAACACTTTAAAATTAAAGATTCAATAATTCTAAATTTTAGAGCAGAAAGCAAAAAGTTACGCACCTTTTGCACGCAACTTAAAGCTAGCTATTTGTTAAATTTAGCTATAACAAATAAAATTCCACCAATGATTAATGAAGCTAGATACGAAACTAAAACAATAGTATTTTCAAACACTTCAGGAATGACCTACAATCATTGGGAATAGGTAAATAACAATTAAGCTAATAAGCAAAATCATCACTAAATAATAGATGATTTTTTCATATCAAGGAATTGTAATTACCTTATTTTTGCGTTCTAAAATTAGCGCTGTGATGAAAGTGAGCACATATTGAACTAAAAATGAAATCGTTTCCTATCTCGATAACTGAAAGGAAGAAGTTTTTAAGATTTAAAAACTCAGGAAGAGCCCAAAACACTATTAATGAAAAAATAGTAAGTCCAAGCGAAAAATAAATAGCATTGCGATATTCACCACGTGAATTAGTTTTGATTAAGAATTTAGGCAAATATCCATCTTCTGCAAGCGGAATTAATTGCCTTGAATTAACTAAGACAGTTGAAATTTTTGATGAAATTTGATTAAAAATAGTCCCAATTACAAAAATAACAAGTCCAGTAATTGATCAGGTTTTAAGGAAAATATTACTAAATTGCCCATTTAAAACGCTTGAGTTTATCCCTAAAAGTACTAAGTAAAATACCAAGTAAAACCCAACAATAAATCCGAAAGATAAAAAGAGCACTTTTTTAATTTTATTAGTTTTGCGCATCCTTAGTCATTGCAGCAATACTTTCAAAACCACCAAAAAGCATACATAAATGAAATTACTGAGCTTG is part of the Mycoplasmopsis gallinacea genome and harbors:
- a CDS encoding ABC transporter ATP-binding protein, producing the protein MILINVVITMFLPILLSQFLSLIAPSSNEASQTYYIVLFNKVNLFPSNTQAQAITKLIIIVILMIVFGLITSIGSVLITTYAGELSSNHLRNTLFEKYQKLSIKDIAELKTETLITRINDDVAIFWDFLMSASSSLVRAPFFIIVGVVFSFLTDVNLSWAAIGVVPVLVFVLLLIFKLVNPLIKKNRKNLDQITKEVEESIIGSKLIKTYNLEQKQKHKFDLANKRWSSVEIKTFSYFAIGNPAFFAIINLVIVAIYYIAAYNLNDISGDKRQFFATINVFIEYEVLISFGILMLSQFLGILFRAKTSAGRIVEILEKPYDDLNVANGLTLDKSLPTKDFSVEFKDFNFKYYKNSPEYILKNINFKVNGGKTLGIIGPTGSGKTTIGTLIANNLKYTEGSILINDKELNQINSKDLSESLAIVYQESQLFAGTIRSNLLFAKPDATAEEISKALTASCSIDFVYRFDDGLDHPVYQRGKNLSGGQKQRLSIARSLLVNPKILILDDSTSALDNLTTKKLIENIKKYYDCTTIIISQKINSIKHSDEILVINAGEIIAKGKHEQLTKECKWYREIYHNQLEQ